One Sphingomonas sabuli genomic region harbors:
- a CDS encoding efflux RND transporter permease subunit, with the protein MRLSRFFITRPIFAAVISILITVMGAIAYFALPVSQYPDIVPPTVTVNATYPGADAETVASTVAAPIEQEINGVDNMIYMSSQSTGDGNVTVTVTFKQGTDLNAAQVLVQNRVAIAVPRLPQEVQRLGVVTRKTSPDFLMVVNLISPDKSLDRGYISNYALTQVRDRIARLDGVGDARLFGSRDYAMRIWIDPNRAAALDLTAGDIVTALRAQNVQVAAGTLGQPPYSSGGAFQVNVEAQGRLTEPEQFGSIVIRTDPDGRQVKVSDVARVELGAADYASNTYLSGEPTVILGVFQRPGSNALAAAAAVQSEMETMSKTFPPGLEYRIIYNPTEFISQSIDAVRDTLLEAILLVVLVVIVFLQRWRAAIIPVVAIPVSLIGTFAILLGVGYSLNNLSLFGLVLAIGIVVDDAIVVVENVERNLAKGMTGLEAARKSMDEVGAALIAIVLVLCAVFLPTLFLNGLAGAFYHQFAVTISAATLISLLVSLTLSPALAAVLLKPHSEDKPGGPIVTFLRSAGARFNTGFDRLSRGYSSLTRKLVQMPRRMMLAYAALIAATAGLFAITPTGFIPAQDQGYFLTVIQLPPGSSLDRTDAVMRKVASRILPIPGVKGSVMLAGFDGASQTLAPNAAAAYVPLESFEDREELGVTLQSIMAEAQKRTADIDEARLIIVPPPLIQGIGSAGGYRLVIEDRNNQGFEKLSGLSWGLIGKANQEAGLKQVYTLFDISTPRVFAEIDRQKSDMLGVPPERVFEALQVYLGSAFVNDFNLLGRTYRVTAQADAPYRATESDIANLRTRSNSGAMVPIGSVATFQDKSGPYRVSRYNGFPAVEIDGDTALGYSSGQSLDTMEKLAAESLPPSYSTEWTGIAYQQKAAGSTSGLVFGMAVLFIFLVLAAQFESLILPLSIILIVPMCLFAAMIGVNLRGMDNNVLTQVGLVVLIALAAKNAILIVEFARQDEDAGMSTIDAAVRAAHDRLRPILMTSFAFILGSVPLLTASGAGAELRQALGTAVFFGMVGVTAFGLIFTPTFYVVCRGLGDRIAAWRSRRQPVLAPAE; encoded by the coding sequence ATGCGCCTGTCGCGCTTCTTCATCACCCGGCCGATCTTCGCGGCCGTGATCTCGATCCTCATCACGGTGATGGGCGCGATCGCTTACTTCGCGCTGCCGGTGTCGCAATATCCCGACATCGTCCCGCCGACGGTGACGGTCAACGCCACCTATCCGGGCGCCGACGCGGAAACCGTGGCGTCGACCGTGGCCGCGCCGATCGAGCAGGAAATCAACGGCGTCGACAACATGATCTACATGTCGTCGCAGTCGACCGGCGACGGCAACGTCACGGTCACCGTGACCTTCAAGCAGGGCACGGACCTCAACGCCGCGCAGGTGCTGGTCCAGAACCGGGTCGCGATCGCGGTTCCGCGCCTGCCGCAGGAAGTGCAGCGGCTGGGCGTCGTTACCCGCAAGACCTCGCCCGACTTCCTGATGGTCGTGAACCTGATCTCGCCCGACAAGTCGCTCGATCGCGGCTACATCTCCAACTACGCGCTCACCCAAGTGCGCGACCGCATCGCCCGGCTCGACGGCGTCGGCGATGCCCGGCTGTTCGGCAGCCGCGACTATGCGATGCGCATCTGGATCGACCCCAACCGCGCCGCCGCGCTCGACCTGACCGCCGGCGACATCGTCACCGCCCTGCGCGCGCAAAACGTGCAGGTGGCCGCGGGCACGCTTGGCCAACCGCCCTATTCGTCCGGCGGCGCTTTCCAGGTCAACGTAGAGGCGCAGGGCCGGCTGACGGAGCCGGAGCAGTTCGGCAGCATCGTCATCCGCACCGATCCCGACGGCCGGCAGGTTAAGGTGTCCGACGTCGCCCGGGTCGAGCTTGGCGCCGCGGATTACGCATCCAACACCTATCTGTCGGGCGAACCGACGGTCATCCTCGGCGTCTTCCAGCGCCCCGGCTCCAACGCGCTGGCAGCGGCCGCTGCGGTGCAGTCGGAAATGGAAACCATGTCGAAGACTTTCCCGCCGGGCCTGGAATATCGCATCATCTACAATCCGACCGAATTCATCTCTCAGTCCATCGACGCGGTGCGCGACACACTGCTCGAAGCGATCCTGCTGGTCGTGCTGGTGGTCATCGTCTTCCTCCAGCGCTGGCGTGCCGCGATCATCCCGGTCGTCGCCATTCCGGTGTCGCTTATCGGCACCTTCGCCATCCTCTTGGGCGTCGGATACTCGCTCAACAACCTGTCGCTGTTCGGGCTGGTGCTGGCGATCGGCATCGTCGTCGACGACGCCATCGTCGTGGTCGAGAATGTCGAGCGCAACCTGGCCAAGGGCATGACCGGCCTGGAAGCCGCGCGAAAGTCGATGGACGAAGTCGGTGCGGCCCTGATCGCCATCGTGCTGGTGCTGTGCGCAGTGTTCTTGCCGACGCTGTTCCTCAACGGGCTGGCCGGCGCCTTCTATCACCAGTTCGCGGTGACCATCTCGGCGGCCACCCTGATTTCTCTGCTGGTGTCGCTGACCCTGTCCCCGGCCTTGGCCGCGGTGCTGCTCAAGCCGCACAGCGAGGACAAGCCGGGCGGTCCAATCGTCACCTTCCTGCGGTCGGCCGGCGCGCGCTTCAACACGGGCTTCGACCGGTTGAGCCGCGGCTATTCGTCGCTGACGCGCAAGCTGGTGCAAATGCCGCGGCGGATGATGCTGGCCTATGCCGCATTGATCGCGGCCACGGCCGGTCTGTTCGCGATCACGCCGACCGGCTTCATCCCGGCGCAGGACCAGGGCTATTTCCTGACCGTCATCCAGTTGCCGCCCGGATCCTCGCTCGACCGCACGGACGCGGTGATGCGCAAGGTCGCCTCGCGCATCCTGCCCATCCCGGGCGTCAAGGGCTCGGTCATGCTCGCCGGCTTCGACGGCGCGTCGCAGACGCTCGCTCCGAACGCCGCCGCGGCATACGTCCCACTGGAATCGTTCGAGGACCGGGAGGAGCTCGGAGTCACGCTGCAAAGCATCATGGCCGAGGCGCAAAAGCGCACCGCGGACATCGACGAGGCGCGGCTGATCATCGTCCCGCCGCCGTTGATCCAGGGGATCGGCTCGGCCGGCGGCTATCGCCTGGTGATCGAGGATCGCAACAACCAGGGCTTCGAGAAACTGTCCGGCCTGTCGTGGGGCCTGATCGGCAAAGCCAATCAGGAAGCCGGGTTGAAGCAGGTGTACACACTGTTCGACATTTCGACCCCGCGCGTGTTCGCGGAGATCGACCGGCAGAAATCGGACATGCTGGGCGTCCCGCCGGAACGGGTGTTCGAAGCGCTGCAGGTCTATCTCGGCTCCGCCTTCGTCAACGACTTCAACCTGCTTGGCCGCACCTATCGCGTGACCGCGCAGGCCGACGCGCCCTACCGCGCGACCGAATCGGACATCGCCAACTTGCGCACCCGATCCAATTCCGGCGCGATGGTGCCGATCGGTTCGGTGGCGACATTCCAGGACAAGTCGGGCCCGTATCGCGTGTCGCGCTACAACGGCTTCCCGGCGGTCGAGATCGATGGCGATACGGCACTCGGCTATTCGTCCGGCCAGTCGCTCGACACGATGGAAAAGCTGGCCGCGGAGAGCCTGCCGCCATCCTATTCCACCGAATGGACCGGCATCGCCTATCAGCAGAAGGCGGCGGGCAGCACATCCGGCCTGGTGTTCGGCATGGCCGTGCTGTTCATCTTCCTCGTCCTCGCGGCGCAGTTCGAAAGCCTGATCCTGCCGCTGTCGATCATCCTGATCGTGCCGATGTGCCTGTTCGCGGCGATGATCGGCGTGAACCTGCGGGGCATGGACAATAACGTCCTCACTCAGGTCGGACTGGTCGTGCTGATCGCACTTGCGGCAAAGAACGCCATCCTGATCGTCGAGTTCGCCAGGCAGGATGAAGACGCCGGCATGTCGACCATCGACGCGGCAGTGCGCGCGGCGCACGACCGGTTGCGCCCGATCCTGATGACCAGCTTCGCCTTCATCCTCGGCAGCGTGCCGTTGCTGACCGCGAGCGGCGCGGGCGCGGAGCTTCGTCAGGCGCTGGGCACGGCAGTGTTCTTCGGCATGGTCGGGGTAACCGCGTTCGGGCTCATCTTCACGCCGACTTTCTACGTCGTGTGCCGTGGCCTCGGCGACCGGATCGCGGCGTGGCGGTCGCGTCGCCAGCCCGTGCTCGCCCCAGCGGAGTGA
- a CDS encoding efflux RND transporter periplasmic adaptor subunit, translated as MPPKTRRNVLIGIAAVLVLAIAFWWLRSGAPAEAAPPPPTVTVATPLVRAISEWDDYAGRFSASKSVEVRPRVSGAITGVHFTDGAVVRKGQLLFTIDARPYSAALAEARAAVASARSELNLAQTNYGRATRLLAADAVSQSDVDRLRAEVQAASAALAAANARVQSRALDVGFTQVRAPISGRISDRRIDAGNLVLGGNGGGEATLLTTINAVDPIYFDFDASESLYLKARRANESGAQPSAVDIRLQDEGDYRWHGRLDFVDNGLDQRSGTIRLRAVVSNPTQFLMPGLFGNMRLSSGQTAQAMLVPDAAISTDQSRKIVMVVAKDGSVTPRPVELGPLVDGLRVIRSGISPKERIIISGAQMAMPGVKVQHKVGRITPDPAARAAATSPSPPSGEATFAGR; from the coding sequence ATGCCGCCGAAAACGCGCCGCAATGTCCTGATCGGCATTGCCGCCGTGCTGGTGCTGGCCATCGCATTCTGGTGGCTGCGCAGCGGCGCGCCGGCGGAAGCCGCGCCGCCGCCGCCGACGGTCACCGTGGCTACGCCGCTGGTCCGCGCGATATCCGAATGGGACGATTATGCCGGCCGGTTCAGCGCCAGCAAGAGCGTCGAAGTGCGGCCGCGCGTGTCGGGCGCCATCACCGGCGTCCATTTCACGGACGGCGCGGTGGTGCGCAAGGGGCAGCTGCTCTTCACCATCGACGCGCGTCCTTATAGCGCCGCGCTCGCCGAAGCCCGCGCGGCGGTTGCCAGCGCCCGCAGCGAACTGAACCTGGCCCAGACCAATTACGGGCGGGCGACCCGCCTGCTGGCGGCGGATGCGGTATCGCAAAGCGACGTCGACCGGCTCCGCGCCGAGGTTCAGGCGGCCAGCGCCGCGCTTGCCGCGGCCAATGCCCGGGTCCAGTCGCGTGCGCTCGACGTCGGTTTCACGCAGGTTCGCGCCCCGATTTCGGGTCGCATTTCGGACCGGCGGATCGACGCCGGTAACCTGGTGCTGGGCGGCAATGGCGGCGGCGAGGCCACCTTGCTGACCACCATCAATGCGGTCGATCCGATCTATTTCGACTTTGACGCGTCCGAATCCCTGTACCTGAAGGCGCGTCGCGCCAATGAATCCGGCGCTCAGCCGTCGGCGGTCGATATCCGTCTGCAGGACGAAGGCGACTATCGCTGGCACGGGCGGCTCGATTTCGTCGACAACGGGCTCGACCAGCGGTCCGGCACCATCCGGCTGCGCGCGGTGGTCAGCAACCCGACCCAGTTCCTGATGCCCGGCCTGTTCGGCAACATGCGCCTGTCGTCCGGTCAGACCGCGCAAGCGATGCTCGTCCCCGACGCGGCCATTTCCACCGACCAGTCGCGCAAGATCGTGATGGTCGTGGCCAAGGACGGCAGCGTGACCCCGCGCCCGGTGGAGCTCGGTCCGCTGGTCGACGGCCTGCGCGTGATCCGGTCCGGGATCAGCCCGAAGGAGCGGATCATCATCAGCGGCGCGCAAATGGCGATGCCCGGCGTGAAGGTCCAGCATAAGGTCGGGCGCATAACGCCCGACCCGGCGGCCCGCGCCGCGGCCACGTCCCCGTCGCCGCCCAGCGGCGAAGCCACCTTCGCCGGCCGCTAA
- a CDS encoding TetR/AcrR family transcriptional regulator: MNKPESISVRGRPREFCTDHALTEALRVFWSKGYEGASLTDLTEAMGITRPSLYAAFGNKEALFRKALDLYERDKLAYIGKSLEKPTAREVIDSMLRGAVANMTGHGEPHGCLGVITSVACGAEAECIRDEVLERGKVVKNAIIDRMTRARDEGDLPQSADPVALTNYAYAVLQGLSVQAGAGATRAELETTIDTMLSMWPSK; the protein is encoded by the coding sequence ATGAATAAGCCCGAATCCATTTCCGTCCGCGGCCGTCCGCGCGAATTCTGCACCGATCATGCCCTGACCGAAGCGCTGCGCGTCTTCTGGAGCAAAGGCTATGAAGGCGCTTCGCTAACGGACCTGACCGAGGCGATGGGGATCACCCGCCCGAGCCTATATGCCGCCTTCGGCAACAAGGAGGCGCTGTTTCGCAAGGCGCTCGATCTCTACGAGCGCGACAAGCTCGCTTATATCGGCAAGTCGCTGGAAAAGCCGACTGCCCGCGAAGTGATTGATTCGATGCTGCGCGGCGCGGTCGCCAACATGACCGGCCATGGCGAACCGCACGGTTGCCTGGGCGTGATCACATCGGTCGCGTGCGGCGCCGAAGCCGAATGCATTCGCGACGAGGTGCTGGAGCGCGGCAAGGTGGTGAAGAACGCCATCATCGATCGCATGACCCGTGCCCGCGACGAAGGCGACCTGCCGCAGTCCGCTGATCCGGTTGCTTTGACCAATTACGCTTATGCGGTGCTGCAGGGTCTGTCGGTCCAGGCGGGCGCCGGCGCGACCCGCGCGGAACTGGAAACCACCATCGACACGATGCTGTCGATGTGGCCTTCGAAATAA
- a CDS encoding ketopantoate reductase family protein: protein MRACVVGAGAIGGWIAATLADAGVEVSLLARGDTLDVLREAGLCVGERSIPAAVSGVPSDLGQQDALFITVKAPALPALAPQLAPLIGPHTLIVPMLNGVPWWFTGTPLRSVDPHGAIAHALPLDRVIGCVVHASCRRIAPNHVEVVHADRLILGEPRGGDSDRVRSLCDIFARSGLRCDAEADIRRVIWYKLWGNATINPLSALTRSTADKLLGDPTLRSFMAEAMDELAAIGAAVGCPIAESAEDRMAVTARLGAFKSSMLQDVEAGRPIELEALVGAPLEIARDAAIPAPQLERIYAMTRLMAGNLALL, encoded by the coding sequence ATGCGCGCCTGTGTCGTCGGTGCCGGCGCCATCGGCGGCTGGATCGCGGCCACGCTGGCCGATGCCGGCGTGGAGGTCTCCCTGCTGGCCCGCGGCGATACGCTCGATGTTTTGCGGGAGGCAGGCCTGTGCGTCGGGGAGCGAAGCATTCCCGCCGCCGTCTCCGGCGTTCCGTCCGACCTGGGGCAGCAGGATGCGCTCTTCATCACGGTCAAGGCGCCGGCCCTGCCCGCTCTCGCCCCGCAACTGGCACCGCTGATCGGCCCGCACACGTTGATCGTGCCGATGCTCAACGGCGTGCCCTGGTGGTTTACCGGAACGCCGCTGCGCTCGGTCGATCCCCACGGCGCTATCGCCCACGCGCTGCCGCTTGATCGGGTCATCGGTTGCGTCGTCCATGCCAGTTGCCGGCGGATCGCCCCGAACCATGTCGAGGTGGTCCACGCCGACCGCCTGATCCTTGGCGAACCGCGCGGCGGGGACAGCGATCGAGTCAGAAGCCTCTGCGATATCTTCGCGCGGTCCGGCCTGCGCTGCGACGCGGAAGCCGATATCCGCCGCGTCATCTGGTACAAGCTATGGGGCAATGCGACGATCAACCCGCTGTCGGCGCTGACCCGCTCGACCGCCGACAAGCTGCTGGGCGATCCCACCCTGCGCAGCTTCATGGCCGAAGCGATGGACGAGCTGGCCGCGATCGGCGCGGCGGTCGGCTGCCCGATCGCCGAAAGCGCGGAGGACCGGATGGCGGTGACCGCCCGGCTGGGCGCGTTCAAATCGTCGATGCTGCAGGATGTCGAGGCGGGTAGGCCGATCGAGCTGGAAGCACTGGTCGGCGCGCCGCTGGAGATCGCGCGCGATGCTGCTATCCCCGCGCCGCAGCTAGAGCGCATCTACGCCATGACCCGCCTGATGGCGGGAAATCTCGCGCTGCTTTAG
- the fahA gene encoding fumarylacetoacetase: MTDNTHDPKLVSWVAGAGPGSDFPVQNLPLGIFSEAKGKRRPGVAIGDYILDLNGIADLLDEEWREDFAQPVLNAWLSRGNGAQRDLRARLSELLTDERYRDDVEPQLIGQSEVRMHVPCLVGDYTDFYVGINHAMNVGRQFRPDNPLLPNYKYVPIGYHGRASSIRASGEDVVRPCGQRKPPEAEAPEYGPSRRLDYELELGMWIGQGNALGERIPVRDAESHIAGWCLLNDWSARDIQGWEYQPLGPFLAKNFLSTVSPWIVTSEALAPFRMPVPARPEGDPEPLPYLQTDGDTAFAIQLEVTLMTERMRAAGAAPKVLSRGTAAAAMYWSAAQIVTHHASNGCNLQPGDLIGTGTLSTASDEGLGCLLEISEGGKRPFDLGNGETRSFLEDGDEIVLRAWCEAEGAVRIGFGECVGRVIPSR, translated from the coding sequence ATGACCGACAATACGCACGACCCGAAACTCGTCAGCTGGGTCGCCGGCGCCGGGCCGGGCAGCGACTTTCCGGTGCAGAACCTGCCGCTGGGCATCTTTTCCGAAGCCAAGGGCAAGCGCCGGCCGGGCGTCGCCATCGGCGATTACATTCTCGACCTGAACGGCATCGCCGATCTGCTCGACGAAGAATGGCGGGAAGATTTCGCGCAGCCGGTGCTCAACGCCTGGCTGTCGCGCGGCAACGGTGCGCAGCGGGACCTGCGTGCCCGGCTATCCGAACTGCTTACCGACGAGCGCTATCGCGACGACGTCGAACCCCAGCTGATCGGCCAGAGCGAAGTGCGCATGCACGTGCCCTGCCTGGTCGGCGACTACACCGATTTCTACGTCGGGATTAACCATGCGATGAACGTCGGCCGGCAGTTCCGTCCCGACAACCCGCTGCTGCCCAACTATAAATATGTCCCGATCGGCTATCACGGCCGGGCAAGCTCGATCCGCGCTTCGGGCGAGGACGTTGTCCGCCCATGCGGCCAGCGCAAGCCGCCGGAGGCCGAGGCCCCCGAATACGGACCCAGCCGGCGACTCGATTACGAGCTCGAGCTGGGCATGTGGATCGGACAGGGCAATGCGCTGGGCGAGCGGATTCCGGTGCGCGATGCGGAAAGCCACATCGCCGGATGGTGCCTGCTCAATGACTGGTCGGCGCGCGACATTCAGGGCTGGGAGTATCAGCCGCTGGGTCCGTTTCTGGCCAAGAATTTCCTGTCCACGGTCAGCCCGTGGATCGTCACCAGCGAAGCGTTGGCGCCGTTCCGCATGCCGGTCCCCGCGCGGCCGGAGGGCGATCCCGAGCCGCTACCCTATTTGCAGACCGATGGCGACACCGCCTTTGCCATCCAGCTTGAGGTCACGCTGATGACCGAGCGGATGCGCGCAGCGGGCGCCGCGCCGAAAGTGCTGTCACGCGGCACCGCGGCGGCGGCGATGTATTGGAGCGCGGCGCAGATCGTCACTCACCACGCGTCCAATGGCTGCAACCTGCAACCCGGCGACCTTATCGGCACCGGCACCTTGTCGACTGCAAGCGACGAAGGGCTGGGGTGTTTGTTGGAGATCAGCGAGGGCGGGAAGCGGCCGTTCGACCTTGGCAACGGCGAAACGCGCAGCTTCCTGGAAGATGGCGACGAAATCGTGCTGCGCGCCTGGTGCGAGGCCGAAGGCGCCGTACGCATCGGCTTCGGCGAGTGCGTCGGCCGGGTAATTCCTTCCCGCTAA
- the hmgA gene encoding homogentisate 1,2-dioxygenase: MSDERSYMSGLGGHFESEAVGGALPKGRNSPQKPAFGLYTEQVSGSAFTAPRHENRRSWLYRMRPTADHRTFVRYEGAKLFAPGTVDDPLPPNRLRWDPPADLPEGTDFVDGLVTMLANRDPADLEGVAVHLYRATKSMDGRVFVDADGEMLVIPQQGTLHIFTELGAMDVAPGWAGLIPRGIKFRVEVDGDSRGYVAENHGLPFRLPDLGPIGANGLASARDFETPLAWFEDRDEETEVVQKSLGSLWTTTLDHSPLDVVAWHGNYAPWRYDLSRFNAIGTVSFDHPDPSIFTVLTSPSDVPGRANADFVIFPPRWMVAEDTFRPPWFHRNVMSEAMGLIHGEYDAKADGFAPGGLSLHNLMSGHGPDLDSWKKASNADLQPAKVDGTLAFMVETCWPYRPTRFALDRSQPDYDEAWAGFPKAELP, from the coding sequence ATGAGCGACGAACGTTCCTACATGAGCGGCCTCGGCGGCCATTTCGAAAGCGAAGCGGTCGGCGGCGCCTTGCCCAAGGGCCGCAATTCTCCGCAAAAGCCAGCCTTCGGCCTTTACACCGAACAAGTATCGGGAAGCGCCTTTACCGCGCCGAGGCATGAAAACCGGCGCAGCTGGCTGTACCGGATGCGCCCGACCGCCGATCACCGCACGTTCGTCCGCTACGAAGGGGCGAAGCTGTTCGCGCCGGGTACGGTCGACGACCCGTTGCCGCCCAACCGCCTGCGCTGGGATCCGCCGGCCGATCTGCCCGAGGGCACCGACTTCGTCGACGGCCTGGTGACGATGCTGGCCAACCGCGATCCCGCCGACCTGGAAGGCGTGGCGGTTCACCTTTACCGCGCGACGAAAAGCATGGACGGCCGCGTGTTCGTGGACGCCGACGGCGAAATGCTGGTCATCCCGCAACAGGGGACACTGCATATCTTCACCGAGCTGGGCGCGATGGACGTTGCGCCGGGTTGGGCCGGCCTGATCCCGCGCGGAATCAAGTTCCGGGTCGAGGTGGACGGCGACAGCCGCGGCTATGTCGCCGAGAACCACGGCCTCCCGTTCCGCCTGCCCGACCTTGGCCCGATCGGCGCCAACGGCCTTGCCAGCGCGCGCGATTTCGAAACGCCGCTAGCGTGGTTCGAGGACCGCGACGAGGAGACCGAGGTCGTCCAGAAGTCGCTCGGTTCGTTGTGGACCACGACTCTTGATCACTCGCCGCTCGACGTCGTTGCTTGGCACGGCAATTACGCGCCGTGGCGTTACGACCTGTCGCGATTCAACGCGATCGGGACTGTCAGCTTCGACCATCCGGACCCGTCGATCTTCACCGTGCTGACCAGCCCCAGCGATGTGCCCGGCCGCGCCAACGCCGATTTCGTGATCTTCCCGCCACGCTGGATGGTGGCCGAGGACACGTTTCGCCCCCCGTGGTTCCACCGCAACGTGATGAGCGAGGCGATGGGGCTGATCCACGGCGAATATGACGCCAAGGCCGACGGCTTCGCGCCGGGCGGTTTGTCGCTGCACAATCTGATGAGCGGGCACGGCCCGGACCTCGACAGCTGGAAGAAGGCGTCGAACGCCGACCTTCAGCCTGCCAAGGTCGACGGCACGCTCGCCTTCATGGTCGAAACCTGCTGGCCGTATCGCCCGACGCGCTTTGCCCTCGACCGTTCGCAACCCGATTATGACGAAGCCTGGGCGGGCTTCCCCAAGGCGGAGCTGCCATGA
- a CDS encoding DUF2171 domain-containing protein: MSGIEDVKEHMQVVDAEGTPVGKVDGIEGDRIKLTKDSSSAGIGSHEGHHHYLPTGLVAGVEGDTVRLSARLDALEAIFESEEGGEAI; this comes from the coding sequence ATGAGCGGTATCGAAGACGTCAAGGAACATATGCAGGTGGTCGACGCCGAAGGCACGCCGGTCGGCAAGGTCGACGGCATCGAAGGCGACCGGATCAAGCTGACCAAGGACAGCAGCAGCGCCGGCATCGGCAGCCATGAGGGCCACCACCATTACCTCCCGACGGGTCTCGTCGCCGGGGTCGAAGGCGACACGGTGCGCCTATCCGCGCGGCTCGATGCGCTGGAAGCGATCTTCGAGAGCGAAGAAGGCGGCGAAGCGATCTAG
- a CDS encoding DUF885 domain-containing protein: MRVSTLALAGSALIALASPALAGPAEDFRKLQDDFWTAYLKAAPTFASLNGVDTYAGELERIDRPEMERRVAEARTLLARLDAIPASALSPAEQTNHALLRDQLQTYIDGALFGSNFIPYTSGGTYDQNLAQYLGFLPLKTEADYESFLQRLGKVGDRLRTANAMSLSSARAGYARPCSTLGPLDKITASPPDADPAKSAFYEQFAKPRPTAISAAKWSAMQARARTLITQDINPAITAFNAAYASDLKPACLKSDGMAALPDGKANYAYLVRYHTTTDRSPDDIHQLGLSEVARIRAEMDALAKKSGFASREAMIADMRSNPKYFARTPEELMQYTARMTKTIDGKMPTLFGKLPRLAYTIKEIPAATAEGATTAYYFQGSPEAGIAGTYFVNTSKLDQRPLWEIPALTVHEAVPGHHQQISLQQELDMPVWRKNAAYFTAFVEGWGLYSERLGIEMGLYDTPQKDMGRLGYEMWRAARLVVDTGIHAKGWDKARAVAFMKDNTTLTDANIDAEVNRYISTPGQALAYKLGELKIRELRTLAERELGPKFYLRRFHDAVLEQGPLPLTMLETQVRAWIAREKAKA; the protein is encoded by the coding sequence ATGCGCGTATCGACACTTGCCCTGGCCGGATCGGCCCTGATTGCCCTGGCCAGCCCGGCGCTGGCCGGACCGGCGGAGGACTTTCGCAAACTCCAGGACGATTTCTGGACCGCTTATCTGAAAGCGGCGCCGACCTTCGCCTCGCTCAACGGCGTCGATACCTACGCCGGTGAGCTGGAGCGGATCGACCGTCCCGAGATGGAGCGGCGGGTCGCGGAGGCCCGGACTCTGCTGGCTCGGCTGGATGCGATTCCGGCATCCGCGTTGTCGCCGGCCGAGCAAACTAATCACGCGCTCCTGCGCGACCAGTTACAGACCTATATCGACGGCGCGCTCTTCGGGTCGAACTTCATCCCCTACACGTCGGGGGGAACCTACGATCAGAACCTGGCGCAATATCTTGGCTTCCTGCCGCTGAAGACGGAAGCCGACTACGAGTCCTTCCTGCAGCGGCTGGGCAAGGTCGGCGACCGCCTGCGCACGGCCAACGCGATGTCGCTGAGCAGCGCCAGGGCCGGCTATGCGCGGCCGTGTTCGACGCTTGGCCCGCTCGACAAGATCACCGCTTCGCCGCCCGACGCCGATCCGGCCAAGTCGGCTTTTTACGAACAATTCGCCAAGCCCCGACCGACCGCGATCAGCGCGGCCAAATGGTCGGCGATGCAGGCTCGGGCGCGAACGCTTATCACGCAGGACATCAACCCGGCCATAACGGCATTCAACGCGGCCTATGCCAGCGACCTGAAACCCGCCTGCCTGAAAAGCGACGGGATGGCGGCTTTGCCCGACGGCAAGGCCAATTACGCCTATCTCGTCCGATATCACACGACCACCGACAGGAGCCCGGACGACATCCACCAGCTGGGCTTGAGCGAGGTCGCGCGTATCCGGGCGGAAATGGACGCGCTGGCCAAGAAATCCGGCTTTGCCAGCCGCGAAGCGATGATCGCCGACATGCGGAGCAATCCGAAATATTTCGCCCGCACGCCCGAGGAACTGATGCAATATACGGCGCGAATGACGAAGACGATCGACGGCAAGATGCCGACGCTCTTCGGCAAGCTTCCGCGACTGGCCTACACGATCAAGGAAATTCCCGCCGCCACCGCAGAGGGCGCGACCACGGCCTATTATTTCCAGGGCAGCCCGGAAGCGGGCATTGCCGGCACGTACTTCGTCAACACCAGCAAGCTGGACCAGCGGCCGCTGTGGGAGATACCCGCGCTGACCGTTCATGAAGCGGTGCCGGGCCACCATCAGCAGATCTCGCTCCAGCAGGAGCTCGACATGCCCGTCTGGCGGAAGAATGCGGCTTACTTCACCGCTTTCGTGGAGGGCTGGGGGCTTTATTCCGAGCGTCTGGGTATCGAGATGGGGCTGTACGACACGCCGCAAAAGGACATGGGCCGGCTGGGATACGAGATGTGGCGCGCCGCTCGGCTGGTGGTCGATACCGGCATCCACGCCAAGGGCTGGGACAAGGCGCGCGCGGTGGCGTTCATGAAGGACAATACGACGCTGACCGACGCAAATATAGACGCCGAGGTCAATCGCTACATTTCCACACCGGGCCAGGCGCTGGCGTACAAGCTGGGCGAATTGAAGATCCGCGAATTGCGGACGCTGGCTGAGCGGGAGCTGGGTCCCAAGTTCTACCTGCGCCGTTTCCACGACGCGGTACTCGAACAGGGACCGCTCCCGCTCACCATGCTCGAGACCCAGGTTCGTGCCTGGATCGCGAGGGAGAAAGCGAAAGCCTAG